Genomic segment of Helicobacteraceae bacterium:
AAAAATAAGCGATCATTTCAAAGAGGGCGATCGTATTGTAGTTATTTTTGAGGGACAGGACGAGAGAAAAAAGATCGCGCTTAATTTGCGAGATAAGATCGCGCCTAACGCGACTTAAAACGCCCAACCAAACTAGCGGCGCGAGATCGCGATCTAATCATATAACCGTCGATCGCGAATCTAGATCGCCCGCTACATTTTTTGCGCAATTTCGCTTTGTCGCGATGCAAACCTATCGCTATAGGTTATTAGCGCAAAGCGCCTCAAAGAATAAGGCGGGACAGAGAGGCTAAAGCTCTTGATCGCCATTGCGATATTAACTCAGTAACGCCGTTATCGCCCCGCGTATAGATCGATCGCGCCTATCGTTTCGTTCTAATCGCCGCAAGATCGCCCTGCCCTCTAATTTGCCGCTTCGCGAGAAGCGATCTAAACGCTAACGCCGACAGAGCTTATCGAATAGGCGCTAAGACG
This window contains:
- a CDS encoding S1 RNA-binding domain-containing protein, coding for LEGVVVKIVEFGLFVELPDGSQGLIHISKVGAGGKRIAKISDHFKEGDRIVVIFEGQDERKKIALNLRDKIAPNAT